In one Leishmania major strain Friedlin complete genome, chromosome 21 genomic region, the following are encoded:
- a CDS encoding putative mis-match repair protein: MHTAHSAEMAAGAEEEEAWEGGATMPYDPGMPGALRPLHRPPPPMHDNPMSNCRGATLWPVAQSVSPVERGGAAKAAAQDGSRLRYAAYASLEGRRQAAVGINLAAHTPHDVDGRYTDGQLLAPPPPRPSSPLHEHSDQQQQQQQQQTHEYSSISDGARHLNPARHRSAASAAALFFHSPSVTDGFASSPCAGGPAAFRAGRRAAAATSAVSSTATFLSATGASAMMVATAASAAAAQAEPCCVAALIFNNAKEVGVALCELPSLTVSLFQYGDTATFFKTASLLYTRNPVEVLVPSTAVDSELVQTVLQQHGAHMTFTSVQRCFYNAEEGVQRLSQLKSSAEASLCIEDTDRYLCVAAANAVVLYMEHVNDMHLLPGSVRVRAEALEHYMEVSRTTARVLQIIPDTACVSAAAATASMELMCSAANGSERADRQQRVRAQRYGAARTPMFLGHDLANPPPLQTVALVDAIPRACTVMGQRYLRRTLLQPLRDRVAVQGRHDAVEWLLCEPRRLHMLRALLRHTAALDLERLTATLTHQPRRERSSAQQQSYLESLQLLWSALPHLEQLHIQLKAYLGPLPRVQAPVNREGVPPLTPPPLPGGGSDAAAPSHDLRSTAAHPSVLHSIATALGQCRFPELETLMGTYLERSVLPSVVGHHEKSAAHYGALHGADTGSTHIPPSVSGMAQQPQPQRRRRLRSDDGAALDSHQHPQERSQRATAVFLRLLRMCFLVQAPHSGELDALRTRLSLRISDITSYAAELRATYRIFSLRLEPDPVKLYCFSYAVAEEAKAQAGPFTWRYAGGSHFALYLSALREQQQQLRRQREQQQGQGQTLRSSQWHPPSSAGDSLCTASSSPPTELARHTSDAGGAEFESSAIDPFSPFTPGTNYTAPCRLRRRRVRCSTEDLDYRCARAQECVVAILQLQLHSVQPLVRAIQHEFLGSLQATVESVALLDTLLCFAFYSLTHQCTRPVLVELRTGSTTMAPRVRTLMPERPGDGEAVASSGRRATSVAGGAGASWNRVDEYINATGAAAGVGDQGGGTAASAGTSETSSDAATPSCTPSMSTVTAHAMTTAAATTETETRHASGVRLCLENALHPSATQRQPPSREVARAGLSARWTGAEVGGISRPVSDSSGGLTMSWGSGGGHVCVVTGPNACGKTTLLRILGQYFTLAQAGCFVPAQHAQLFLADRLLAHMLCDELPSITHSSFRRELMELSELTHAATAESVALIDELGRSTTTAQGFSLAWATALLLSDRRVHSVLTTHYAGLPNLARVLPTRVVAFHFRVTFQHLAARDEGRDGVADSSWRGPARSRITIAHFGHTLFPGPCPQRWYGLALAEKLHFFEPVLAMARRTRTCPSTAEAHTEENEV, translated from the coding sequence ATGCACACAGCCCACTCCGCGGAGATGGCGGctggcgcggaggaggaggaggcctgGGAAGGTGGCGCTACCATGCCGTACGACCCTGGTATGCCAGGAGCTCTTCGGCCCCTGCAccgtccgccgccaccgatgcACGACAACCCCATGAGCAACTGCCGAGGAGCGACGCTGTGGCCAGTGGCTCAGTCGGTTTCCCCTGTGGAGCGCGGAGGAGCGGCGAAAGCGGCGGCCCAGGACGGCTCCCGGCTACGCTACGCGGCGTACGCGAGTCTCGAGGGGCGCCGGCAAGCAGCTGTCGGCATCAACCTTGCCGCTCACACGCCGCATGACGTCGATGGGCGCTACACGGACGGGCAGCTGCttgctccgccgccaccacgtcCTTCCTCCCCGCTGCACGAGCACTCCgaccaacagcagcagcagcagcagcagcagacgcacgAGTACAGCTCCATTTCGGACGGTGCCCGCCACCTCAACCCAGCGCGGCATCGATCAGCCGCTtcggccgccgccctcttTTTCCACTCCCCCTCCGTCACCGACGGCTTCGCTAGCTCGCCTTGCGCCGGCGGCCCGGCAGCCTTCCGTGCCGGAAggcgggctgctgctgccacgtcCGCCGTCTCTAGTACTGCGACTTTTCTGAGCGCGACAGGAGCGTCGGCGATGATGGTTGCCAcagccgcctctgccgcggcggcccaAGCCGAACCGTGCTGCGTTGCGGCGCTCATCTTCAACAACGCCAAGGAGGTCGGCGTCGCGCTCTGCGAGTTGCCGTCACTGACCGTGTCTCTCTTCCAGTACGGGGACACGGCCACCTTTTTCAAGACAGCATCGCTGCTGTACACACGCAACCCGGTTGAGGTGCTTGTCCCATCGACCGCTGTCGACAGTGAGTTGGTGCAAAcggtcctgcagcagcacggcgcccACATGACCTTCACAAgtgtgcagcgctgcttctacaatgcggaggagggggtgcaaCGACTGTCGCAGCTGAAGTCGTCGGCCGAGGCGTCACTGTGCATTGAGGACACAGACCGCTACCtgtgcgtggcggccgcTAACGCCGTCGTCTTGTACATGGAGCACGTGAACGATATGCACCTGCTGCCAGGCTCCGTGCGAGTGCGGGCAGAGGCGCTGGAGCATTACATGGAGGTCTCCCGCACCACGGCACGTGTGCTGCAGATTATCCCGGACACCGCATGCgtgtcagcggcggcggcgacggcgtcgatggAGCTCatgtgcagcgcagcgaaCGGTAGCGAGAGGGCcgaccggcagcagcgggtgcgCGCTCAGCGATATGGAGCAGCGCGGACGCCGATGTTTCTCGGTCACGACCTTGCCAatccgccaccgctgcagacGGTCGCGCTTGTGGACGCCATCCCACGCGCCTGCACGGTCATGGGCCAGCGCTACCTCCGCCGCACTCTTCTCCAACCGCTGCGCGACCGCGTTGCTGTTCAAGGCCGCCACGACGCTGTCGAATGGCTTCTCTGCGAGCCGAGGCGACTTCACATGCTGCGCGCACTTCTGCGACACACCGCCGCGCTTGACCTGGAGCGCTTGACGGCGACGCTGACGCATCAACCACGACgcgagagaagcagcgctcagcagcagtcgTACCTGgagtcgctgcagctgctctggAGCGCTCTGCCCCACCTGGAGCAGCTACACATACAGCTCAAGGCCTACCTGGGGCCGCTGCCGAGAGTGCAAGCACCAGTGAATAGAGAAGGCGTACCGCCATTGactccaccaccactgccggGTGGCGGCTcagacgcggcggcgccgtcacacGATCTGCGTagcaccgcagcgcacccTTCGGTACTGCACAGCATCGCCACCGCGCTGGGGCAGTGCCGCTTCCCCGAGCTGGAGACTCTCATGGGCACCTACCTCGAGCGGTCCGTGCTGCCGTCGGTCGTCGGGCACCATGAGAAGAGCGCCGCGCACTACGGAGCACTGCATGGTGCCGACACAGGTAGCACACATATCCCGCCGAGCGTGTCGGggatggcgcagcagccgcagccacaacggcgacgacgactgcgcagcgacgacggAGCCGCGCTGGACTCGCATCAGCACCCTCAGGAGCGGTCGCAGCGCGCCACAGCCGTCTTTTTGCGGCTTCTTCGCATGTGCTTCCTTGTGCAGGCTCCGCATAGTGGCGAGCTGGATGCACTTCGCACGCGGCTCAGCCTCCGCATCTCCGACATCACCTCCtacgcggcggagctgcgcgcgacgtACCGGATCTTCTCGCTGCGCCTGGAGCCGGACCCGGTGAAGCTGTACTGCTTCTCCTACGCGGTtgcagaggaggcgaaggcgcagGCCGGTCCCTTCACGTGGCGCTACGCAGGCGGCTCGCACTTCGCCTTGTATCTTTCCGCTCtgcgtgagcagcagcagcagctgcggcggcaacgggagcagcagcagggtCAGGGGCAGACTCTGCGTAGTTCTCAGTGGCACCCGCCCTCTTCTGCTGGCGACTCCTTGTGCACCGCCTCATCGTCCCCTCCGACGGAGCTGGCACGGCACACGAGCGACGCGGGCGGCGCCGAATTCGAATCGTCCGCCATTGATCCTTTCTCCCCTTTCACGCCCGGCACGAACTACACAGCCCCTTgtcggctgcgtcgccgcagagtgcggtgcagcacagAGGACCTCGACTACCGCTGTGCCCGGGCGCAGGAGTGCGTCGTCGCgatcctgcagctgcagctgcacagtGTGCAGCCCCTCGTCCGCGCCATCCAGCATGAGTTCCTCGGCTCTCTGCAGGCTACGGTCGAGTCGGTGGCGCTGCTAGACACCCTGCTGTGCTTTGCGTTCTACTCGCTGACACATCAGTGCACCCGGCCGGTGCTGGTCGAGCTGCGGACGGGGtcgacgacgatggcgccacgcgtgcgcacgttGATGCCAGAGCGACCTGGGGATGGCGAGGCAGTGGCTTCTTCGGGGCGGAGAGCCACCTCAGTcgcaggcggtgccgggGCTTCGTGGAACAGGGTGGACGAGTACATCAACGCCAcaggtgccgctgccggtgtaGGGGACCAGGGAGGTGGAACAGCGGCATCCGCGGGCACGTCCGAGACGTCCAGCgatgcagcgacgccgtcatgCACACCGTCAATGTCGACTGTTACGGCGCATGCCatgacgacagcggcggcgacgacggagaCAGAGACGCGCCACGCCTCTGGAGTGCGTCTCTGTCTTGAGAACGCGCTGCACCCCTCGGCGACCCAGCGGCAACCACCAAGCCGCGAGGTGGCGCGTGCAGGGCTGTCGGCACGGTGGACAGGCGCGGAAGTCGGGGGCATATCCAGGCCAGTCAGCGACTCCAGCGGTGGTCTGACGATGTCgtggggcagcggcggcggccacgttTGTGTCGTCACCGGCCCCAACGCGTGCGGCAAGACGACTCTGCTCCGAATTCTCGGACAGTACTTCACCCTTGCGCAGGCGGGCTGCTTTGTgcctgcgcagcacgcgcagctgtTCCTTGCCGACCGCCTCCTTGCCCACATGCTGTGTGACGAGCTTCCCAGTATCACGCACTCTTCTTTCCGGCGCGAGCTTATGGAGCTGAGCGAGCTGACCCACGCCGCGACAGCTGAGAGTGTCGCCCTCATCGACGAGCTCGGCCGCAGCACTACAACCGCACAAGGCTTCAGTCTTGCCTGGGCCACGGCGCTCCTCCTGAGCGACCGCCGCGTGCACTCGGTGCTGACGACGCACTACGCCGGGCTGCCCAACCTCGCACGGGTGCTACCGAcgcgcgtcgtcgccttTCACTTCCGTGTCACCTTCCAGCATCTGGCGGCGCGGGACGAGGGCCGAGATGGCGTGGCTGACTCGAGTTGGAGGGGGCCAGCGCGGTCACGCATCACGATTGCTCACTTTGGTCACACGCTCTTCCCTGGTCCGTGCCCGCAGCGTTGGTACGGCctcgcgctggcggagaAGCTGCATTTTTTCGAGCCGGTCCTGGCCAtggcgcggcgcacacgaaCGTGCCCATCgacagcggaggcgcacacagaaGAGAATGAGGTGTGA
- a CDS encoding putative aspartyl-tRNA synthetase, producing MLRVSLSSCVSCRLRGVAGPTPGVVAAVVVAASSSAVPKRWTSLPNSQVSTQRLCGTSSSATQGASSIRSPHCTSLSPPSTPSAAPTETATLTNGAISGGGCGRACLAAHGASIASLRAAFNGSCGESGCVREGDEVTVRARLERTRGRGKLAFLHLRQPPLESVQAVCEGKELTKQARSITLESIVDVTGIVRRADTPVQSTTCQGWELQVTALHVVSQAATPLPFPYRDTNARLDTRLNHRVMDLRTEKMIAASRLVSALGQSFRNELLARDFIEVHTPKLLGAASEGGSNVFRVDYFERKAYLAQSPQLHKQMMVMGDAMRVFEVGPVFRAENSLTHRHLTEFVGLDGEMVIKDSHTEVLDVLEPVMCAVLAHLTQQHGNLIDALWKQQQQQGEGLQTSGGDPQPATAAEPPRCGSRGHAPRDVCCEVALERMTPLGITTDASPTTRTPFKIPAQVDPYHARVGGDGSGCRVLRMSFADASQLLAGCGGPEDMADCTLPVEDFTLPQERRLGQLIKERYGVDLYVIDSFPSSARPFYTMPVDPSMPDGPTRSYDMYLRGEEICSGAQRVHQIELLEQRLSAKKVDKVSVKDYVDSFRYGAWPHGGFGLGLERIALFFLGLDDIRQVSLFPRDPKRISP from the coding sequence ATGCTGCGGGTGTCGCTCTCGTCGTGCGTGTCATGTCGCCTGCGTGGTGTTGCAGGGCCCACGCCCGGTGTGGTGGCCGCGGTGGTCGTCGCCGCGTCTTCGTCAGCGGTGCCCAAGAGATGGACATCGCTCCCTAACTCACAGGTCtccacgcagcgcctctgcggtACGAGCTCCAGCGCTACCCAAGGTGCTTCCAGCATCAGATCGCCTCATTGCACCTCATTGTCTCCACCCTCTACCCCATCTGCTGCCCCAACGGAGACAGCCACGTTGACTAACGGCGCCATCTCgggaggcggctgcggcagagcGTGCCTGGCTGCACACGGGGCCTCCATTGCCTCCCTCCGCGCTGCCTTTAACGGCAGCTGCGGTGAGAGTGGGTGCGTTCGCGAAGGTGACGAGGTCACCGTGCGGGCCCGCTTAGAGCGGacgcgcggccgcggcaaGCTTGCCTTTCTCCACCtccggcagccgccgctggagTCCGTGCAGGCAGTGTGCGAGGGCAAGGAGCTGACAAAGCAGGCGAGGAGCATTACGCTAGAGTCTATTGTCGATGTCACGGGCATCGTGCGCCGCGCGGACACCCCTGTGCAGTCGACTACGTGCCAGGGGTGGGAGCTGcaggtgacggcgctgcatgTCGTCAGTCAGGCGGCCACCCCGCTACCGTTTCCGTATCGCGACACCAATGCAAGGCTGGACACCCGCCTCAACCACCGCGTTATGGACCTCCGCACAGAAAAAATGatcgcggcgtcgcggctcGTGTCGGCTCTCGGGCAGAGCTTCCGCAACGAGCTTCTCGCACGCGATTTCATCGAGGTGCACACGCCGAAGCTGCTTGGGGCCGCGTcggagggcggcagcaacgTGTTCCGGGTGGACTACTTTGAGCGCAAGGCGTACCTGGCGCAGtcaccgcagctgcacaagCAGATGATGGTCATGGGCGACGCGATGCGGGTGTTTGAGGTCGGGCCCGTGTTTCGCGCCGAGAATAGCCTGACACATCGGCACTTGACGGAGTTTGTTGGTCTCGATGGTGAGATGGTGATCAAGGACAGTCACACGGAGGTGCTCGACGTGCTGGAGCCAGTCATGTGCGCCGTTCTGGCGCACCtcacacagcagcacggcaacCTTATCGATGCTCTctggaagcagcagcagcagcaagggGAAGGGCTGCAaaccagcggcggcgatccGCAacctgccaccgctgcggagCCGCCTCGCTGTGGCAGTCGTGGTCACGCGCCGCGTGATGTGTGCTGCGAGGTAGCACTGGAGCGCATGACCCCCTTGGGGATCACCACAGACGCCTCTCCGACGACGCGGACACCGTTCAAAATCCCCGCGCAAGTTGATCCTTACCACGCTCGCGTGGGCGGAGATGGTAGCGGGTGCCGCGTGCTTCGCATGAGCTTCGCAGAtgcgtcgcagctgctggcgggctgcggcggcccAGAGGACATGGCCGACTGCACACTGCCCGTTGAGGACTTTACGCTGCCGCAGGAGCGCCGCCTTGGCCAGCTCATAAAAGAGCGCTACGGGGTTGACCTCTACGTGATCGACAGCTTTCCTTCCTCTGCCAGGCCCTTTTACACGATGCCGGTGGACCCATCAATGCCGGACGGTCCAACGCGGAGCTACGACATGTACCTACGTGGGGAGGAGatctgcagcggtgcacaGCGTGTCCATCAGATAGAGCTGCTGGAACAACGGCTGTCGGCGAAGAAGGTGGACAAGGTGAGTGTGAAGGACTACGTCGACTCCTTCCGCTACGGCGCGTGGCCACACGGCGGCTTCGGCCTGGGGCTCGAGCGCAttgccctcttcttcctcggcCTCGACGACATCCGGCAGGTGTCATTGTTCCCACGCGACCCGAAGCGGATCAGCCCGTGA